A stretch of Megalobrama amblycephala isolate DHTTF-2021 linkage group LG14, ASM1881202v1, whole genome shotgun sequence DNA encodes these proteins:
- the LOC125244386 gene encoding putative nuclease HARBI1, with protein MAIIGRYRLPREQIAQLLNSIGPQLMRATRRNFALSPEVQLLAALRFYATGSFLQVLGDGLGLSKASVSRAVQAVTNALLPLAVEHIKFPSLRQDITEIQQYFVTHHHIPQVIGVIDGTLIPILTPSVDGHVYICRKGYAAVNCQVICDHKGLITDIVARWPGSTHDSFMFTNSSVGQEAQNSQGQWRLLGDSGYPLRLYLFTPVANPMNDRDTDFNEAHRVARSIVERTIGRWKMRFRAIHQSSGGLLFAPQKCCAVIIVTAMLHNIAVQMKVPLLNREEDEEVAEEEEEEDDDEYGMGPHAGQPRNVQYMAGFRARQQVIDRFF; from the coding sequence ATGGCTATAATTGGGAGATACCGTCTGCCAAGGGAACAAATAGCCCAACTGCTAAATAGCATCGGACCTCAGCTGATGCGTGCCACCAGGAGAAATTTTGCCTTGTCCCCTGAAGTCCAACTCTTAGCAGCATTGAGATTTTATGCAACAGGCAGTTTTCTCCAGGTACTTGGTGATGGGCTTGGATTAAGTAAAGCATCAGTGTCAAGAGCTGTTCAAGCGGTCACCAATGCATTACTTCCACTTGCTGTGGAACACATTAAATTTCCATCATTAAGACAggacatcacagaaatacaacaGTATTTTGTAACACATCATCACATCCCACAGGTCATCGGAGTGATCGATGGTACCTTGATCCCGATCCTTACACCATCTGTGGATGGCCATGTATATATATGCCGCAAAGGTTATGCAGCTGTCAACTGCCAGGTGATCTGTGACCATAAGGGTTTGATCACAGACATTGTGGCAAGGTGGCCCGGAAGCACACACGACTCCTTCATGTTCACCAATTCATCTGTGGGTCAGGAGGCACAAAACTCACAGGGACAGTGGAGGCTGCTTGGGGACAGTGGTTACCCACTGAGGCTATATCTCTTCACCCCTGTGGCTAATCCTATGAATGACAGGGACACAGATTTCAACGAAGCACACCGTGTTGCACGTAGTATCGTGGAACGCACAATAGGGAGGTGGAAGATGCGCTTTCGGGCTATTCACCAGTCCAGCGGTGGTCTTCTTTTTGCTCCACAAAAGTGCTGTGCAGTAATAATAGTAACAGCTATGTTGCACAACATTGCGGTGCAGATGAAAGTGCCCTTACTTAACAGGGAAGAAGATGAAGAGGtggcggaggaggaggaggaggaggacgaCGACGAATATGGCATGGGACCACATGCTGGCCAACCAAGAAATGTCCAATACATGGCTGGTTTTCGTGCACGTCAGCAAGTCATTGACAGATTTTTTTGA